Proteins encoded by one window of Fusarium graminearum PH-1 chromosome 1, whole genome shotgun sequence:
- a CDS encoding 60S ribosomal protein L5: MPFKLVKNSAYYSRYQTKYKRRQQGKTDYYARKRLITQAKNKYNAPKYRLVVRFTNKDIICQIVTSEISGDKVFISAYAHELKAYGIEHGLTNWAAAYATGLLVARRALKKLGLDEDFAGVEEADGEYKLTEAAETDDGERRPFKVFLDVGLKRTSTGARVFGAMKGASDGGILVPHSEKRFPGYDMETKELDADTLRNYIFGGHVAEYMETLADDDEERFRSQFQKYVDDDVEAEGLEDLYTEAHAAIREDPFKKVESDAPKKTKEEWKEISQKYKSKKLTKEEKEKRVQERIQEIMQRD, from the exons ATG CCTTTCAAGTTGGTCAAGAACAGCGCGTACTACAG TCGCTACCAGACTAAGTACAAGCGCCGCCAGCAGGGCAAGACCGATTACTACGCCCGAAAGCGCCTCATCACccaggccaagaacaagtacAACGCCCCCAAGTACCGCCTGGTTGTCCgcttcaccaacaaggacatCATCTGCCAGATCGTCACCTCTGAGATCTCCGGTGACAAGGTCTTCATCTCCGCCTACGCTCACGAGCTCAAGGCTTACGGTATCGAGCACGGTCTCACCAACTGGGCCGCTGCTTACGCTACCGGTCTTCTCGTCGCCCGCCGtgccctcaagaagctcggccTCGACGAGGACTTCGCCGGTGTTGAGGAGGCCGATGGTGAGTACAAGCTCACCGAGGCCGCCGAGACCGACGATGGTGAGCGCCGCCCCTTCAAGGTCttccttgatgttggtctGAAGCGAACCTCCACCGGTGCCCGTGTCTTTGGTGCCATGAAGGGTGCCTCTGACGGTGGTATCCTCGTCCCCCACTCCGAGAAGCGATTCCCCGGTTACGACATGGAGACCAAGGAGCTCGACGCCGACACCCTCCGAAACTACATCTTCGGTGGTCACGTCGCTGAGTACATGGAGACCCTcgccgatgacgatgaggagcGTTTCCGTAGTCAGTTCCAGAAGTAcgtcgacgacgacgttgaGGCTGAGGGTCTTGAGGACCTCTACACCGAGGCCCACGCCGCCATCCGTGAGGACCCCttcaagaaggttgagagTGACgctcccaagaagaccaaggaggagtGGAAGGAGATCTCCCAGAAGtacaagagcaagaagctcacaaaggaggagaaggagaagcgtGTCCAGGAGCGCATCCAGGAGATCATGCAGCGGGATTAA